In the genome of Mucilaginibacter sp. 14171R-50, the window ACTCCAACCCAGGTCTCTTCGCCAGTATTGGAAAGGTTGGCGATCCCCCTGCAATTATAACCGGCTTATAGTATCCTTTATCAGTAATAGCATCAGCGAGTTCTAAAACCGGTTTCATACTTGCATCAGACCGCTGCTGCCGGATGCCATAATCGGCATCGTGAATATGGCCATCGTAAGCATGCAAACCTAATACCTGTATGCCTGCCAAACCAGCGCAAGCTTCATATAACGCAAGTGCTTCTGCCGGCATAATACCGGTACGGTTCATACCAATATTCAGGTCGATATAAACCGGGATGGTAATATTTTGCTGTGTGGCTTCCGCAGCTATGGCCATAGCAGAAACCTGATTATCCACCAGGCACGAAAACGCCGTTTGCGGATATGCTTTTATCAGCTGCACAAAACGTTGAAGCTTTGGCCCGGCAGGCTGGTATGCCAGTAACACGTCGGGGGCTTTAGCCATGCCCAGCATCTCTGCTTCGGCAATGGTGGCACACTTAAATTTGGTTATACCGGCTTGTATCATCAGCAAACTAACGTCAGGGCTTTTATGCGTTTTTACATGCGGCCGCAGGCGCGATACATCATCTATCATGGTTTTAACCAGGCCAATGTTGTATTTTACCCTGTCGGGATATACCACCAGCGCCGGCGTATCCAGTTTGTCAACATTGTTGATGGTATACCACTCAGATGCTGCCATAATGCTTACACCAGTTCAAATAAGGCTTCTATCTCTACCGGGATATTGTCGGGCAGCGAGCCCATCCCTACCGCGCTACGTACACCAACGCCATTTTCTTCGCCCCATACTTTGGCAAACAGCTCGCTCGCGCCGTTTATGATATACGGGTGCCTTTCAAAATCGGGCGTACAGTTTACCATACCCAATACTTTTATAACACGTTTAACCCTATCCAGGCTGCCTAAGTTAGCCTTAATGGTAGCCAGCATAGCCAGGCCAACCTGCCTTGCGGCCAGTTTACCATCTTCCATGCTAATTGTATCGCCAATGCGGCCAATGATGAGGCTGCCATCGTCCTGAACGGTGCCGTGGCCCGACAGGTACAGGTATTTGCCATCAATTAAACAGGGTTTATAAACACCAAGGGGTTTTGGTGCCGGGGGTAGGTTTAAGCCCAGGTCTTTAAAGTTTTGTTCGGCTGAGTTCATTTTGTAAATCTATTATTTTTAAACAAAAAGCGCAGTTGTAAACAAAAAAAGGCCGGGAACCACCCCGGCCTAACTTACATAACCATTATATTAATTAAAGCTTAAACGACACGCCAAAGTTTATAGAATAGTCTGCAAAGGCAGCATCACCGTAAATTACCGTACCGGTTTTGATAGAGTTTTGTTTATCGTTATAGCTTTGAATACGCTTACGAACAACGGCGATAGGCACATTCGCAAATATATTCATCCTTTTAAAGCTATAATTTAAAGATGGCTCGGCGGATACCACATAGCCCGGGCGACGCCATTTTTCGCTTTTACCTATCAGGTCATACGCAGGCACACCTTCTAAACGGCCGCCTGCAGAAACTGTGAACGCCTTTGATTGACCGAAGGAATAGTTAACACCTAACCTTGCCATGTATTGATCGGGTACGCTCATGATATCCGATTCGGCAAGCGTAGGGCTTAGCAATTCTAAATAGGTACGTGTTCCGTTAGTATTACGGGGGTTAGCCATGTAATACAAGTTTGTATATAAACTTGCATTACTGCCCATATGCAAAAACCCATTAACCTCGGCAATAATACCAACACCGCCATCACCTAACTGTATCGATTGATCGACAGGGCGGGAAGACGGGGTGACATTATAAAAATAACCTTTGTAGTTATAGTTGCCGGTGGGCAACTTCACCCCTAATCCAACCTGGATGTTACCTTTTTTGGCAGTACGGTTATCAAATAGCCACCGGTTAGCTACTATGCGCATATCGCCAAAACCATGCGAATATGAGCTGTGCCTTTCTGTTAAGCCGTGCTCATATAACGAAGAACGGGTATTAATGAGATATGGAATACCCACAGTTACCGACCAAAACCTGTCGAAATTGCGGGTAAGGCTTAGGTCGATAGTGTTTTGCCAGTTAATAACCTCGGTGTGCTTTTCAAGGCGCTCATATTGTTCCTGGTTACCCTTAAAGTGACGGAAAGATCTGAAATAACGGTAAGATGTTGTAAAATACCAGCTTTTATCAGAGCCCGTTGCAGTATCAAGCATTGGGTGTTCCATGGTCGAAAACGAACCGTTCCCGCGTATAGCTACGCATCCTTGTGCCCTGGCGGTAGTATTGTTAAGAAGTAAGATTATCGCGATCCCCGTAAGGAATTTAAAAGTAAGTTTCATGTTGTGATTTATTTAGTATAAGCAAGTTATTTCCGTAAGCCAATAAGGTTTAGCGGTAACCTTTGTACAGGTTGTTAAATTGGGCGGTTAATTAATATGTTTTCGTAACTGTTTTATGATAAGATTTGAGGGGTACCTGTTTAGTTGCAAACCATAGTGCTATAAGGGTGCCGTAGCTTCCGCCGCGCTCAATCCATTCCAACATTTCGTAACGGGGATAAAGCAGTTCGCTGGAAATTTTCCATAGGATGAATATAAGCAGCATGGTGCGGATAGGTTTCACTAAAACCACAAAAGCCGCCGTTACTTCAAAAACCCCTACAAACTGCGCAACCCTGGCCGGATTGGCAAAACCTAAGGAGGCGTACTGACCGAGCAACCCTTGCTTTTGTATAAGGTTTAACCAGCCATGGCCTGTTAGCAGTAAAAAGCCAACAACCTTTAAACAA includes:
- a CDS encoding RidA family protein, with translation MNSAEQNFKDLGLNLPPAPKPLGVYKPCLIDGKYLYLSGHGTVQDDGSLIIGRIGDTISMEDGKLAARQVGLAMLATIKANLGSLDRVKRVIKVLGMVNCTPDFERHPYIINGASELFAKVWGEENGVGVRSAVGMGSLPDNIPVEIEALFELV
- a CDS encoding D-TA family PLP-dependent enzyme, which translates into the protein MAASEWYTINNVDKLDTPALVVYPDRVKYNIGLVKTMIDDVSRLRPHVKTHKSPDVSLLMIQAGITKFKCATIAEAEMLGMAKAPDVLLAYQPAGPKLQRFVQLIKAYPQTAFSCLVDNQVSAMAIAAEATQQNITIPVYIDLNIGMNRTGIMPAEALALYEACAGLAGIQVLGLHAYDGHIHDADYGIRQQRSDASMKPVLELADAITDKGYYKPVIIAGGSPTFPILAKRPGLECSPGTFAYWDRGYQLAFPEQQFQTAALIIARVISLPDEGKICIDVGHKSVSAENELSKRIHFLNAPNLVFSSQSEEHLVVDAGNGHQYKVGDILYGLPYHICPTIALYERAITVENNLVTGEWKNIARDRKITI